The DNA sequence attaatttttttttactattttaatatttaaaaatttttaaaaggaattttcaACGAGAGGACAGGTGTCATGCGTAAAAGATGCAACATTCAACAACTTGAAGCCGGAATGAGCAGTCTATATTTTGACAGGTCTTatccaattattttaaaataaatacaaatttattaatttttttaatgactaTCTCCacaatttgatatatataggtaaataaaaaatgtattaaaacgAAGAAAATATACCAGTCTTATATCAAGGAAACAAATTGCAAAAAGGGACACGAAGATACAAAATTCCGTTATCGCATTTTTCCGAGAGTTTACTTCTAACAATAATAAAGAAACATTcttaatatataaattctatCTTAGTcgtataaaattaaaaatttaataataataatttatctattattattttaaaaaattattatgatggTGGGCCCAAATGGAAGAAACCAACAAAAAGGCcagattttaattaaaagaagGCGGCTTAGACTCAACAACACAGATTCATCGCCTATAATATCCACGTAATACAAGAAAcagaataattaattaattaaataaatacacGTATGGTTTCCATTTTTGACTTATTCTCATCAAGatgtgaattattttctatatatatggaaaatatTATACTGAGAGATCCAAGTGGGAGAAATTTTGAGGGACGGGGAAAGAAAGAGAGGAAGGGAAGCCATGATTGCGTTGCAGAGATCTTCAAATTCATACAGAAAGCAAGGCTCCTCTGGGCGTGTTTGGGAAGATTTGTTCCAGCAAACTGCTTCATCTCTAACAGAGGGACAAGAAGATGCAAAAGCTCAATTCAAAGATGGTGTGCTACCAAGAATCAACACCACTAATCGGAGTCGACCCACCAGCGGAGGACAGCCGTTTCGCACCGGAAGGGTGTCGCCTGCGATAGAGCCGCCCTCTCCTAAGGTCTCTGCATGTGGGTTTTGCTCCGGTTTTGGAAAATCGTCGAAGTCTGGGAGAACAAAGCCTAGTAAGCGTAGATGATGGTAGTTGTGCTTTTTCTGGTGGCCGGACATGGTGTTTTCCGGCGAAATGGATGTAAGTcaggtttatatatatatatatgatttatgtTCATCTATGACCATGAAGTTTGTAGgaattttggaaacaaaaaaaacatttctgtatttctgtttttgttgtttCCAATCAGATGGAAATGGAATCATGGAAGATGGTAGATGGATATGATTTATTTGTACagtaattttgttttggtttgagttttcttagattttttttttttaatgtacaaAACTcccaatattaaataaatttattttataaaaacaaaaatattacacattcctaaaaaatgttttttaaaaacatttttcaacaGCTGGTGGGTGGAtgctgatttttattttttaggcaAAAATAgagggtttttaaaaatttttttttttggttcttttggGCAAAAAAATAAGCTATTAATAATAGTCTACGTGTAAAAATGTATAAATCCCAATATAGAAAACTATGCATAAAAGAATAATTGAGTGTCCATTTAgatacatttttattatttattatttattttaaaataagaaaataatattaatttttatataaaatccaagaattcttaaaaaagtaatttttgaagagACATAGGAGGTTgtaatttttatacaaaattcgTTACTTTTTATCTTTGACATaattactttctatttttaaaaaataaaaaatatatctaaaagaCGATGAGCAATCTAAATCAATCTTTATCTTGGCCTCATCATTACATTAATGTCAAATTCTAATATTgattaaatctaaaataattatccattaaaaactttaaatttgtgaaaaaagtaagtttttactcattaatttgaaaaaaaaaatagaaaaaagaacttgaacttttataagtcaatattatttttattcatttaaaaatattttaaaatatatgtgcTTATTAATAAGTCACATAATTATTTTCTGAAATACcattttacttgataatattaagtaaaagtatcaaaaaattaatttattattttaatttgatgaaAGTATTTTAcaactaaatatattataaattttttattatataatatgagatacagattattttgaaaaaattatctaaGATCCTCaaatgacaaataaaatttttctaattaataatgattttatatcaaatctaagaaaataaaaactaatcttaaaagagaaaaacacccaataggggggtgaattgggtcttaaaaaaaattatttttaaacacaacaaatttaagtacaagagaaacaaatataaagagataaagttaaagaaatcaaactcagattttatagtggttcgacacttctttgcctacgtccactctcctcaagctcctaaccgagtgaatgttccactaacttgaagtttcGACCAAACTTCTAAttacctttacacttggattccgactcaAATGAGCTTTTACACAAttttttcaagtttcaactcacttTAAGattttaacactcaattaacaagtATGAATCTTTCAACCTAACTCAATAAAGgttcaaatacaactcaaggctatgatgaatcacaaagatgcactaaaggatatacaaatgaaaatttaatgcactaaaaaatgaatgagaacttttaaggcaagaacaagtgggtatacaaataaatgattgtgttctttttctcataaatgaagtgaaactatttatagatttttaacatcgggagccaagaaaaccaaaaaacagcCTCAACCAAACAGCCTCAACCAGTCGAGCTGGGGGTCAATCGATTCATTAactgttggagcatttaatgtttggcaggtgaccgttaccCTCGACTagacctcgaccgggaagaggaAATTGGTCGACCGGTACCCTAACCGGTTGAGCCGATTTGGATAGTGCCTTGAtcggttcaccatttttggctcgaaaatctatatttttatggTATTTCTGATCCTAACACTTAGGTAAAGTCTTTAAGTAAAATTATatgccaattttaaaacatttggcCTAAGGTTCATTTAATAGATCTCGGATTTTGATAGAAATATAGCTTTAAAGcataaaccaagtttttcaaagatgcatgaaatgatatgtaaattcTAAGTGCACcaatgcattcatcttacatatattttctatgattaaaggtcttccaaaagtcttgatTTTGCATCCATTAAATCCttttatgaaatttcaaattaacacttgaaattatttataattcaaaccaattagtaactaaACCATGGTTTgctatcatcaaaacatgattaagaGAACTCTTGGGCTAACAAATTCCACTCatcttctaacttttttttttaataaaattgaataaaaaatttgttagttgacattaacaataaaataagaaattttaaaaattaaaaatagaattaaaactaaaatacttaaaaattaaatataattaaaacggaaaaaaaatttaaaattaaatacaattaaaaccaaaacacttaaaaatttaaaaataaaataaaatattgtcccccattttattttcaattttttttttgaatctatatttttttactagTTAGATTTAGTGgagtgaaagttaatatttaatttttatatttttagatttaacgTTTTTTAGtacgattttaaaaaaattgtcaattagCATTATTAACCTACCAagtaaaaaagttattttagaaaataattatttgagttgTGAAAAagtaaatgtatttaaaaatatttttaaataaataaaaataaaactgatttataaaagttaatattcttttatatatatatatatatatatatatatatatatatatatatatatatatatatatatatatatatatatatatatattcaattgaATGAGTAAAACCCCACTTTtcccaaaaatttatttatcataataattttttcattaaattcaCTAAAATGG is a window from the Vitis riparia cultivar Riparia Gloire de Montpellier isolate 1030 chromosome 9, EGFV_Vit.rip_1.0, whole genome shotgun sequence genome containing:
- the LOC117922404 gene encoding uncharacterized protein At1g15400-like, with the translated sequence MIALQRSSNSYRKQGSSGRVWEDLFQQTASSLTEGQEDAKAQFKDGVLPRINTTNRSRPTSGGQPFRTGRVSPAIEPPSPKVSACGFCSGFGKSSKSGRTKPSKRR